A genomic window from Qipengyuania oceanensis includes:
- a CDS encoding acetyl/propionyl/methylcrotonyl-CoA carboxylase subunit alpha, whose protein sequence is MISKLLIANRGEIACRIIRTARRMGIATVAVYSDADAKALHVRQADEAVHIGPSPAAESYLVGEKIIAAAKQTGADAIHPGYGFLSENAGFAQAVIDAGLIWVGPKPASIEAMGLKDAAKKLMRAAGVPVTPGYEGEDQSVERLKQEADAIGYPVLIKAVAGGGGKGMRKVDAPEDFEAALESCRREAKASFSNDEVLLEKWITSPRHIEVQVFGDSHGNVVHLFERDCSLQRRHQKVIEEAPAPGMDEATRQEICAAAVRAAKAVDYEGAGTIEFIADASEGLRADRIFFMEMNTRLQVEHPVTEEITGVDLVEWQLRVASGEPIPLKQEELSINGHAIEARLYAEDPAKGFLPSTGRLDEFYIPTLHARVETGVEEGSSVSPFYDPMIAKVVVHAPSRRRAIAALQEELDGTLVHPVKTNAGFLWLCLSDSAFQDADLDTGLIERRGEALMPPADPSLANLDVAAAAEALSWEWREDTIPGHKARELTGLRLNGPARRDVHFILPSGESASGQITRRAQEDDQFEVWTRDTGEGILIVEQGQTYFLRRRVDGTGHASAADGAILAPMPGKVIAVDVAEGQAVTAGQRLMVLEAMKMEHALTAPFDGTVTELNASEGGQVQVEAVLAVVEPKEE, encoded by the coding sequence ATGATTTCCAAGCTCCTGATCGCCAATCGCGGCGAGATCGCCTGCCGCATCATCCGCACCGCGCGCCGCATGGGGATCGCCACCGTGGCGGTCTATTCCGATGCCGATGCCAAGGCGCTGCATGTGCGCCAGGCCGACGAGGCGGTGCATATCGGACCATCGCCGGCGGCCGAGAGCTACCTTGTGGGCGAGAAGATCATTGCAGCGGCGAAGCAGACCGGTGCCGATGCGATCCATCCGGGTTACGGCTTCCTTTCGGAGAACGCCGGGTTCGCGCAGGCCGTGATCGATGCGGGCCTCATTTGGGTTGGCCCAAAGCCTGCCAGCATCGAGGCCATGGGCCTGAAGGACGCCGCCAAGAAGCTGATGCGCGCGGCGGGCGTGCCGGTGACGCCGGGCTACGAGGGCGAGGACCAGTCGGTCGAGCGCCTGAAGCAGGAAGCCGACGCCATCGGCTACCCCGTATTGATCAAGGCGGTCGCGGGCGGCGGCGGCAAGGGGATGCGCAAGGTCGACGCGCCGGAGGACTTCGAGGCCGCGCTGGAATCCTGCCGGCGCGAGGCCAAGGCGAGCTTCTCCAATGACGAGGTCTTGCTCGAAAAGTGGATCACCTCGCCACGCCATATTGAGGTGCAGGTCTTTGGCGACAGCCACGGCAATGTCGTCCACCTCTTCGAACGCGACTGCTCGCTCCAGCGCCGCCACCAGAAGGTGATCGAGGAAGCCCCCGCACCCGGCATGGACGAGGCGACGCGGCAGGAAATCTGCGCCGCCGCCGTCCGCGCGGCAAAAGCGGTCGACTACGAAGGCGCGGGCACGATCGAATTCATCGCTGATGCCAGCGAAGGCCTGCGCGCCGACCGCATCTTCTTCATGGAGATGAATACGCGTTTGCAGGTCGAGCACCCGGTGACCGAGGAAATCACCGGGGTCGATCTGGTCGAGTGGCAGCTGCGCGTGGCGAGCGGGGAGCCGATCCCGCTGAAGCAGGAGGAGTTGTCGATCAACGGCCACGCGATCGAAGCGCGGCTCTATGCGGAAGACCCGGCGAAGGGGTTCTTGCCGAGCACGGGACGGCTTGACGAATTTTACATTCCGACGCTTCACGCGCGCGTCGAGACCGGTGTCGAAGAGGGCAGCTCCGTATCGCCATTTTACGACCCGATGATTGCGAAGGTCGTTGTTCACGCACCCTCGAGAAGGAGAGCCATTGCTGCCCTCCAAGAAGAACTCGATGGCACTCTAGTTCACCCGGTCAAGACAAACGCAGGCTTCCTTTGGCTCTGCTTGTCGGACAGCGCATTCCAAGACGCCGATCTCGACACGGGCCTGATCGAACGACGAGGCGAAGCGCTGATGCCGCCAGCCGATCCGTCCCTTGCGAACCTAGATGTAGCTGCGGCAGCCGAGGCTTTGAGTTGGGAATGGAGGGAGGATACAATCCCAGGGCACAAGGCGCGCGAACTTACTGGGCTTCGGTTGAACGGACCTGCTCGCCGTGACGTCCATTTTATCTTGCCCTCGGGTGAGTCAGCCTCAGGGCAAATCACTCGTAGAGCGCAAGAAGACGACCAATTCGAGGTGTGGACCCGCGACACGGGCGAGGGAATACTGATTGTCGAGCAGGGCCAAACCTATTTTCTCAGACGAAGGGTTGACGGCACCGGCCACGCCTCCGCCGCCGACGGAGCGATCCTCGCGCCGATGCCGGGCAAGGTCATCGCGGTCGATGTCGCCGAGGGCCAGGCGGTCACCGCCGGGCAGCGGCTCATGGTGCTCGAGGCGATGAAGATGGAGCACGCGCTCACGGCACCCTTCGACGGGACTGTGACCGAACTCAACGCCAGCGAAGGCGGGCAGGTGCAGGTCGAAGCCGTGCTGGCGGTTGTCGAGCCGAAAGAAGAATAG
- a CDS encoding acyl-CoA carboxylase subunit beta, with translation MSWEKELDELRHREALAEQMGGPDKVARQHGRGKMDARARLAALVDPGSFREIGKIAGKGSYDENGELTGVLPAPFLFGKATINGRPVVATADDFTIRGGAADAGIGRKMEQAEKMAHELRLPIIRMIDGTGGGGSVKTLEMIGATYIPAVHMWGEVVENLDRVPVVALALGPTAGLGAARIVASHYSIMVKGLSQIFAAGPAVVDGLGDAWKDGAASHEEAKENLGGSGIHTRNGVVDDEVASEAEAFARARHFLSFMPEHVGQLARRVETGDPADRREEALLDLVPREDKQVYSMRRAMEMVFDRGTVFEIGRMWGRASITALARLDGWPVMVLANDPSYLGGSWDAKTSEKVERFVKLADLFRLPIVHLVDNPGFMIGREAEMAGTIRYGVQAMNAVYKATVPLASIVMRRAYGIAGSAMSNADTYQYRYCWPSGDWGSLPIAGGLEVAYKSEIEAADDPAAELQAIRERLDKVTSPFRSAERFNVEDIIDPRDTRPLLCEFAGLAWRRLAAGA, from the coding sequence ATGAGCTGGGAAAAGGAACTCGATGAACTCCGCCACCGCGAGGCGCTGGCCGAGCAGATGGGCGGGCCGGACAAGGTCGCGCGCCAGCACGGGCGCGGCAAGATGGATGCGCGCGCACGGCTCGCCGCGCTGGTCGATCCCGGCAGCTTCCGCGAGATCGGCAAGATCGCCGGCAAGGGCTCCTACGACGAGAACGGCGAACTGACCGGCGTCCTGCCCGCACCCTTCCTGTTCGGCAAGGCGACCATCAACGGGCGGCCGGTGGTCGCCACCGCGGACGACTTCACCATTCGCGGCGGCGCGGCGGATGCGGGGATCGGCCGCAAGATGGAGCAGGCCGAGAAGATGGCGCACGAGCTGCGCCTGCCCATCATCCGCATGATCGACGGCACGGGCGGCGGCGGCTCGGTCAAGACGCTGGAGATGATCGGCGCAACCTATATCCCGGCGGTCCACATGTGGGGCGAAGTGGTCGAAAATCTCGACCGCGTGCCCGTGGTGGCCCTGGCGCTCGGCCCGACAGCCGGGCTCGGCGCGGCACGGATCGTCGCCAGCCATTATTCGATCATGGTCAAGGGCCTCAGCCAGATCTTCGCCGCCGGTCCCGCGGTGGTCGACGGGCTGGGCGATGCGTGGAAGGACGGCGCGGCAAGCCACGAGGAAGCCAAGGAGAACCTGGGCGGAAGCGGCATACATACTCGCAACGGCGTGGTCGATGACGAGGTCGCTAGCGAGGCAGAGGCCTTTGCCCGTGCCCGCCATTTCCTCAGCTTCATGCCCGAGCACGTCGGCCAGTTGGCGCGGCGCGTCGAAACCGGCGACCCGGCCGATCGCCGCGAAGAAGCGCTTCTCGATCTCGTCCCGCGCGAAGACAAGCAGGTCTATTCGATGCGGCGCGCGATGGAGATGGTGTTCGACCGTGGAACGGTGTTTGAAATCGGCCGCATGTGGGGCCGCGCCTCCATCACTGCCCTCGCCCGTCTCGACGGCTGGCCGGTGATGGTGCTGGCCAACGACCCCTCCTACCTCGGCGGATCATGGGACGCGAAGACGAGCGAGAAGGTCGAACGCTTTGTCAAACTGGCAGACCTGTTTCGCCTGCCCATCGTCCACCTGGTCGACAATCCAGGTTTCATGATCGGGCGCGAGGCGGAGATGGCGGGCACTATCCGTTACGGCGTGCAGGCGATGAACGCGGTCTACAAGGCGACCGTCCCGCTTGCCTCGATCGTCATGCGGCGTGCCTACGGCATCGCGGGCAGCGCGATGAGCAACGCCGATACCTACCAGTACCGCTATTGCTGGCCGAGCGGCGACTGGGGCAGCCTGCCGATCGCGGGCGGGCTGGAGGTCGCCTACAAGTCCGAGATCGAGGCGGCCGACGATCCGGCGGCGGAACTGCAAGCGATCCGCGAGCGGCTGGACAAGGTGACCAGCCCGTTCCGCAGCGCCGAGCGCTTCAACGTCGAGGATATCATCGACCCGCGCGACACGAGGCCCTTGCTGTGCGAGTTCGCGGGTCTTGCCTGGCGAAGGCTGGCCGCCGGGGCTTAA